The Chryseobacterium nakagawai genome has a segment encoding these proteins:
- a CDS encoding NADH:flavin oxidoreductase, with protein sequence MSTSSLFKPFQYKNLQLKNRIVMAPMTRAQSDNGVPTQKIADYYGRRAASEVGLILSEGTVINRPGSKNLQNIPDFYGKEALQGWKNVIDTVHQNGGKMGPQIWHVGDTRMSEDYPLLPMEKASTMTIEDIQDTIAQFAASAKSAKDLGFDCLEIHGAHGYLIDQFFWEVTNTRTDEYGGKTLKERSRFAVDVVKAIRTAVGEDFTIIIRLSQWKQQDYKTKLALTPNEMEDWLLPLKEAGVDIFHCSQRRFWEPEFDGSDLNFAGWAKKITGQPTVTVGSVGLNGDFLNAFAGQGTEKTDLTELIRRLDNEEFDLVAVGRAILQDYQWVKKIKEGNTGEILDFTAESMGVLF encoded by the coding sequence ATGAGTACATCATCATTATTTAAACCGTTTCAATACAAAAATTTACAGCTTAAAAATAGAATCGTAATGGCTCCTATGACCAGAGCACAATCTGATAATGGAGTTCCAACACAGAAAATAGCTGATTATTATGGAAGAAGAGCTGCTTCAGAAGTAGGATTGATTCTTTCAGAAGGAACTGTTATCAACCGACCGGGCTCAAAAAACCTGCAGAATATTCCGGATTTTTATGGAAAAGAAGCTTTGCAGGGTTGGAAAAACGTAATTGATACCGTACATCAGAATGGTGGAAAAATGGGACCTCAGATCTGGCACGTTGGAGATACCAGAATGTCTGAAGATTACCCGCTATTACCAATGGAAAAAGCTTCAACGATGACTATTGAAGATATTCAGGATACTATTGCACAGTTTGCTGCCTCAGCAAAATCCGCGAAAGATCTTGGTTTCGACTGTCTTGAAATTCATGGAGCGCATGGCTATCTCATCGATCAGTTTTTCTGGGAAGTAACCAATACAAGAACAGATGAGTATGGTGGCAAAACCTTAAAGGAAAGAAGCCGTTTTGCTGTTGATGTAGTAAAAGCAATCAGAACTGCAGTAGGAGAAGACTTTACTATTATTATTCGTCTTTCCCAATGGAAGCAACAAGATTATAAGACTAAACTTGCTCTTACACCCAATGAAATGGAAGATTGGCTATTACCACTAAAAGAGGCAGGAGTTGATATTTTTCACTGTTCACAGCGTCGTTTCTGGGAACCTGAATTTGATGGTTCTGATTTGAACTTTGCAGGATGGGCCAAAAAAATCACTGGGCAGCCAACGGTTACTGTTGGTTCTGTAGGCTTAAATGGAGATTTCCTGAATGCATTTGCTGGGCAAGGAACTGAAAAAACGGACCTTACAGAATTAATAAGAAGACTAGACAATGAAGAATTTGATCTTGTTGCGGTAGGACGT
- a CDS encoding winged helix-turn-helix transcriptional regulator, whose protein sequence is MKKNELMQYSCPLGKAMAALGSKWKPIIVLVIKDRKLRFGELAVRINVISRKVLTDQLREMESDGLVIREEFRELPPRVEYSLTEKGLALLPILYLLEEWEAKYQVKGTYSDDCIELIKEKKKAANV, encoded by the coding sequence ATGAAAAAGAATGAATTAATGCAATATAGCTGCCCTTTAGGTAAGGCAATGGCTGCTCTGGGAAGCAAATGGAAACCGATTATTGTATTGGTAATTAAAGACCGAAAGCTGCGTTTTGGAGAACTTGCTGTACGTATTAATGTGATCTCCAGAAAAGTTTTAACTGATCAACTACGTGAAATGGAGTCTGATGGTTTAGTAATTCGTGAAGAATTCAGGGAACTTCCGCCAAGGGTAGAATATTCACTTACAGAAAAAGGGTTAGCCCTGTTACCTATTTTGTATCTTTTGGAAGAATGGGAAGCAAAATATCAGGTGAAAGGAACCTACTCAGATGATTGTATTGAATTGATTAAGGAAAAGAAAAAGGCTGCGAATGTCTGA
- a CDS encoding carboxymuconolactone decarboxylase family protein, whose protein sequence is MNYKEIAKETIGHLYKAHSSIRKSGIDEKLIALAELRVSQINGCAYCCSYHAKELLHFGVEQDIINRLPGWKHTQVFDIEQKLVLNWTEAITYNNDNWLQIREKLLQYFTEREITELTSSITLMSTLNKLRITLSEQD, encoded by the coding sequence ATGAATTATAAAGAAATAGCGAAAGAAACCATTGGTCATCTGTATAAAGCTCATTCCAGCATCCGAAAATCCGGTATTGATGAAAAGCTGATTGCCTTAGCAGAATTACGAGTATCTCAAATCAACGGCTGCGCCTACTGCTGTAGCTATCATGCTAAAGAACTGCTTCATTTTGGAGTTGAACAGGATATCATTAACAGATTGCCAGGATGGAAACATACCCAAGTCTTTGATATAGAGCAAAAGCTTGTTTTGAATTGGACAGAAGCCATCACCTACAACAATGATAACTGGCTGCAAATCAGGGAAAAATTATTACAATATTTTACAGAAAGGGAAATTACAGAATTGACTTCAAGTATCACTTTGATGAGTACTTTGAATAAACTAAGAATTACTTTATCTGAACAGGATTAA
- a CDS encoding GLPGLI family protein — protein MDYNKKLFQLSLLFLSVLLYSQSDKKEVLQGSFTYLLKAKINTQTPDYIHEEFFSLLIGENRAFFASTQSLKKDTVMANSIVSTKNPDGSIVMGFKSGTSLPKTKFQYTIIQSNEKVQYFQQVGMSVLTYKDPVIGNWKLVDETKIINTMNCEKATVTYKGRNWIAWYSAEIPLPYGPYKFSGLPGLIIKITDEKNEYDFELVKSIPTSALEGKWVNIKKTRYTEAIETTQPKFQQALKANNENIAAVLASSGTTILGGQENINQRPKELDLNRKYLNPIELE, from the coding sequence ATGGATTACAATAAAAAATTATTTCAATTATCACTTTTGTTTTTAAGTGTTTTATTATATTCTCAATCAGACAAAAAAGAGGTTTTGCAGGGGAGTTTTACCTATTTGCTAAAGGCTAAAATAAATACACAGACTCCTGATTATATACATGAAGAATTTTTCTCATTGCTCATAGGTGAAAATCGTGCTTTCTTTGCTAGTACCCAATCTCTTAAAAAGGATACAGTGATGGCAAACTCTATTGTATCGACCAAAAATCCTGATGGAAGTATAGTCATGGGCTTCAAAAGTGGTACATCATTACCAAAAACAAAATTTCAATATACCATTATACAATCCAATGAAAAAGTACAGTACTTTCAACAGGTTGGAATGTCAGTGCTTACTTATAAAGATCCTGTAATAGGGAATTGGAAGCTTGTAGATGAAACAAAAATCATCAATACAATGAACTGCGAAAAAGCAACAGTTACCTATAAGGGAAGAAACTGGATCGCTTGGTATTCAGCTGAAATTCCACTCCCTTACGGTCCATATAAATTCAGTGGATTACCAGGTTTAATTATCAAAATAACAGATGAAAAAAACGAGTATGATTTCGAACTCGTAAAATCTATACCAACTTCTGCATTGGAGGGAAAATGGGTTAATATAAAGAAAACTAGATATACTGAAGCTATTGAGACTACCCAACCGAAATTTCAACAGGCCCTAAAAGCGAATAATGAAAATATTGCAGCTGTATTGGCAAGTTCTGGAACTACTATCCTAGGTGGCCAGGAAAATATCAATCAAAGGCCAAAAGAACTGGATCTCAATAGAAAATATTTAAATCCTATAGAACTGGAATAA
- a CDS encoding alpha-ketoacid dehydrogenase subunit alpha/beta — protein MQTTYIETQQISFQDFKNQILDDYRLGRVSREMSYLGRREVLTGKAKFGIFGDGKELPQLAMAKVFRNGDFRSGYYRDQTFALAINALTAESFFAQMYADTSVEREPASAGRQMNGHFATRSLNEDGSWKDLTAQKNISSDISPTAGQMPRLLGLAQASTIYKNVKFDGSEKFSREGNEIAFGTIGDASTAEGHFWETLNAACALQVPMIVSIWDDGYGISVPTKNQRAKADISEMLSGFQRKEGENQGCEIIQVKAWDYAALLDAYAKAEHFARTESVPVVVHVVDVTQPQGHSTSGSHERYKNEARLAWEAEFDGLVKFKEWILNYSIEIDGKEEVIATAEELEAIDEDAKKVAKAGQKTAWENYQTAIKELIQSIVPLVENLKGQNTEVETALTHFNKLVSKAKKDVFHLARKALLATRGTHSAERNQLMQKYNEASEIEKDNYSSHLYSQSEWKAENIQEIKPVYSDSSEDVDGRVVIRNNFDKIFEKYPETLIFGEDTGNIGDVNQGLEGMQEKYGALRIADTGIREATILGQGIGMAMRGLRPIAEIQYLDYVLYCLQGMSDDLATVHYRTKGGQKAPLIIRTRGHRLEGIWHSGSPMAGILNLSKGILVLVPRNLTKAAGFYNTMLQADEPAIIVECLNGYRLKEKQPDNLGEFTVPVGKIEVTKEGKDVTLVTYGSTWRIVTEAANELEKLGISAEVIDIQSLIPFDLSHEIAQSVKKTNRLVVIDEDVEGGTTGFILQQILEKQKAFRYLDSDPLTISANDHRPAYASDGDYFSKPSADDMVEKIYAMFNETNPQKYPAIF, from the coding sequence ATGCAAACAACCTATATTGAAACACAGCAAATATCCTTCCAGGACTTTAAAAATCAAATACTTGATGATTACAGGTTAGGAAGAGTTTCTCGTGAGATGTCTTATCTCGGAAGGAGAGAAGTACTTACTGGAAAAGCTAAATTTGGAATTTTTGGGGATGGAAAGGAACTTCCTCAGCTTGCAATGGCGAAGGTTTTCAGAAATGGAGACTTCCGTTCAGGGTATTACAGAGACCAGACTTTTGCATTGGCAATTAATGCTTTAACGGCAGAAAGTTTCTTTGCACAGATGTATGCAGATACCAGTGTGGAAAGAGAGCCGGCTTCAGCAGGAAGACAGATGAACGGGCATTTTGCAACAAGAAGCTTAAATGAAGACGGAAGTTGGAAAGATTTAACGGCACAGAAAAATATTTCTTCCGATATTTCTCCTACCGCAGGACAGATGCCAAGATTATTGGGATTAGCTCAGGCTTCTACTATATATAAAAATGTAAAATTTGACGGTTCTGAGAAGTTTTCAAGAGAAGGAAATGAAATTGCTTTCGGAACAATTGGTGATGCTTCTACAGCAGAAGGTCATTTTTGGGAAACACTGAACGCAGCATGTGCGCTTCAGGTTCCTATGATCGTTTCAATCTGGGATGACGGATACGGAATTTCAGTTCCTACTAAAAACCAGAGAGCAAAAGCTGACATCAGTGAAATGCTAAGCGGTTTCCAAAGAAAGGAAGGGGAGAACCAAGGCTGTGAAATTATTCAGGTGAAAGCTTGGGATTATGCAGCATTATTAGATGCGTATGCTAAAGCAGAACATTTTGCAAGAACAGAAAGTGTTCCTGTAGTAGTACATGTGGTAGATGTTACCCAGCCTCAAGGGCACTCTACATCAGGATCTCACGAAAGATATAAGAATGAAGCACGTTTAGCTTGGGAAGCTGAGTTTGACGGATTGGTGAAATTCAAAGAGTGGATTCTGAACTATTCTATCGAAATTGATGGAAAAGAAGAAGTAATTGCTACTGCAGAAGAATTGGAAGCTATTGATGAAGACGCTAAAAAAGTAGCTAAGGCAGGGCAAAAAACAGCTTGGGAGAACTACCAGACTGCCATCAAAGAATTAATTCAGTCTATTGTTCCTTTAGTAGAAAACCTTAAAGGTCAGAATACGGAAGTAGAAACAGCGCTTACTCACTTCAACAAATTGGTTTCAAAAGCGAAGAAAGATGTATTTCATTTAGCAAGAAAAGCTTTATTAGCAACAAGAGGTACCCATTCTGCAGAAAGAAATCAGTTGATGCAGAAATACAATGAAGCCTCTGAAATTGAAAAAGACAACTATTCATCTCACTTATATTCTCAGTCTGAATGGAAGGCTGAAAACATTCAGGAAATTAAGCCTGTTTATTCTGACAGCTCTGAAGATGTAGATGGAAGAGTCGTGATCAGAAATAATTTTGATAAAATCTTTGAAAAATATCCTGAAACATTAATCTTTGGAGAAGATACCGGAAACATCGGTGACGTAAACCAAGGATTAGAAGGTATGCAGGAGAAATACGGAGCATTGCGTATTGCTGATACCGGAATTCGTGAAGCGACAATTCTTGGACAGGGAATTGGTATGGCCATGAGAGGGTTGAGACCAATTGCTGAAATCCAATATTTAGACTATGTTCTTTACTGTCTACAGGGAATGAGTGATGATTTGGCAACAGTACATTACAGAACCAAAGGAGGACAGAAAGCTCCATTAATTATCAGAACAAGAGGCCATAGATTGGAAGGAATTTGGCATTCAGGTTCTCCAATGGCGGGAATTCTTAACCTTTCAAAAGGTATTTTAGTATTGGTACCAAGAAATCTTACGAAAGCTGCCGGATTCTACAACACAATGCTTCAGGCAGACGAACCTGCGATCATCGTAGAATGTCTGAACGGATACAGATTAAAAGAAAAGCAACCTGATAACTTAGGAGAATTCACTGTTCCTGTAGGTAAAATTGAAGTGACTAAAGAAGGAAAAGATGTTACTTTGGTAACTTACGGTTCTACTTGGAGAATTGTAACAGAAGCTGCTAATGAACTAGAAAAATTAGGAATTTCTGCAGAAGTGATTGATATCCAGTCATTAATTCCTTTCGATTTATCTCACGAAATTGCTCAAAGCGTTAAGAAAACAAACAGATTGGTAGTGATTGACGAAGATGTGGAAGGTGGAACTACTGGATTTATCTTACAGCAGATCTTAGAAAAGCAAAAAGCTTTCAGATATTTGGATTCAGATCCGTTAACGATCTCTGCTAACGATCACAGGCCAGCGTATGCAAGTGATGGTGACTATTTCAGTAAGCCGTCTGCAGATGATATGGTAGAAAAGATCTACGCTATGTTTAATGAAACCAATCCTCAGAAATATCCAGCGATATTCTAA
- a CDS encoding polyprenyl synthetase family protein has translation MANTVEEIKRPINDEMKLFEQKFYESMQSKVALLDKVTRFIVTTKGKQMRPMFVFLCAKLVGNVTEKTYRGASMIELIHTATLVHDDVVDESFKRRNFFSINALWKNKIAVLVGDYLLSKSVLLSTDHKDYDLLGVISRTIREMSEGELLQLEKARKLDITEDVYYEIIRQKTATLIAACCEIGVLSNSTDEVLAKKMQDFGTFTGMAFQIKDDLFDYLSSNVIGKPVGIDIKEKKMTLPLIHTLKVASENDRKYYFDTIKRYNNNPKRVKELIEFVKNSGGLEYAITVMKDFQQKAKDILNEFPESEARTSLHIMLDYVIERKF, from the coding sequence GTGGCAAATACAGTAGAAGAGATTAAACGACCGATCAATGATGAAATGAAACTTTTTGAACAGAAGTTTTATGAGTCAATGCAGAGTAAAGTAGCTTTATTAGATAAGGTAACCCGTTTTATTGTTACTACCAAAGGAAAGCAAATGCGTCCTATGTTTGTGTTTCTTTGTGCCAAGCTGGTAGGAAATGTTACTGAAAAAACGTATCGTGGAGCTTCTATGATTGAGCTAATCCACACGGCTACTTTGGTACATGATGATGTGGTGGATGAAAGCTTTAAACGTCGTAATTTTTTCTCTATTAATGCTTTATGGAAGAATAAGATTGCTGTTCTGGTAGGAGATTATCTATTGTCAAAATCAGTGTTATTATCTACAGATCACAAAGATTACGATTTATTAGGGGTTATTTCAAGAACAATTCGTGAAATGTCTGAAGGTGAACTTCTTCAATTGGAGAAAGCCCGAAAACTGGATATTACAGAAGATGTTTATTATGAAATTATCCGTCAGAAAACAGCAACTTTGATTGCTGCCTGTTGTGAAATTGGAGTATTGTCTAACAGTACAGATGAGGTACTTGCCAAAAAAATGCAGGATTTCGGAACTTTCACAGGAATGGCTTTCCAGATCAAAGATGACCTTTTTGATTATTTAAGCTCTAATGTGATTGGTAAGCCGGTTGGAATTGATATTAAAGAAAAGAAGATGACTCTTCCTTTGATTCATACTCTTAAGGTAGCCAGTGAAAACGACAGAAAATACTATTTTGATACCATCAAGCGTTATAATAACAATCCCAAAAGAGTAAAAGAACTGATAGAGTTCGTTAAAAACTCAGGTGGACTGGAGTACGCTATCACTGTAATGAAAGATTTCCAGCAAAAGGCAAAAGATATTCTGAATGAATTCCCAGAATCTGAAGCAAGAACATCTTTACACATTATGCTGGATTATGTAATTGAGCGGAAATTTTAA
- a CDS encoding sterol desaturase family protein, whose amino-acid sequence MMEYFMSENGLENVYAWSIPLHATVILAEMIYSHVSEAKLYSGKDLVTNVYLALMNFGLDLIMKAFAMGVMFFFYSHRLFSWDLSIWYLLACFIITDFAYYVLHYVDHRSRAFWAVHITHHSSEFFNLTTGFRSPVLQPLYRYLYFSPLAFLGFNPWHIMVAYAIGQVYGTWVHTQTVKSMGFLEYILVTPSHHRVHHACNIKYLDKNMGMCLIVWDKIFGTFQKEDPNIPVKYGIYPKMPDNRPDTVLFYEWRKIWKDLKQPGLKFTDRINYIFNSPGWRHDGTGKTVRQYQKEYFAKQEEKEQAKNQKQQKTA is encoded by the coding sequence ATGATGGAGTATTTTATGAGCGAGAACGGGCTAGAAAATGTATATGCATGGTCAATTCCATTGCATGCTACTGTTATTTTAGCTGAGATGATTTACAGCCACGTTTCAGAGGCGAAGTTATACAGTGGCAAAGACCTTGTTACAAATGTTTATCTTGCTTTGATGAACTTTGGTCTGGATTTGATCATGAAGGCGTTTGCAATGGGGGTAATGTTTTTCTTTTACAGCCACAGACTTTTTTCATGGGATCTTAGCATCTGGTATTTACTGGCTTGCTTTATAATCACTGATTTTGCTTACTATGTCCTGCATTATGTGGATCACCGCTCCAGAGCGTTTTGGGCAGTTCATATTACGCACCATAGTTCAGAATTCTTTAACCTTACAACAGGATTTAGAAGTCCTGTATTGCAGCCGCTTTATAGGTATTTATATTTTTCACCATTAGCATTTTTAGGATTTAATCCTTGGCATATCATGGTAGCATATGCTATTGGACAGGTATATGGAACATGGGTACATACACAAACGGTTAAAAGTATGGGATTCTTAGAGTATATTCTGGTAACTCCTTCTCACCACCGTGTACATCACGCTTGTAACATTAAGTATCTGGATAAAAATATGGGAATGTGTCTCATTGTCTGGGATAAGATATTTGGTACGTTCCAGAAAGAAGATCCGAATATTCCTGTGAAATATGGAATTTATCCAAAAATGCCGGACAACAGACCTGATACGGTACTCTTCTATGAATGGAGAAAAATTTGGAAAGACCTTAAACAGCCAGGACTAAAATTCACAGATAGAATCAACTATATTTTCAACTCACCGGGATGGAGACATGACGGAACCGGAAAAACCGTAAGACAATATCAGAAAGAATACTTTGCAAAACAGGAAGAGAAAGAACAGGCAAAAAATCAGAAACAACAGAAAACTGCTTAA
- the rlmN gene encoding 23S rRNA (adenine(2503)-C(2))-methyltransferase RlmN, with product MKDIRILSLDQLKEYFVSLGEKPFRAKQVYDWLWSKNLHSIDEMTNLSKSLREKIAEEYTINPVSVDLLQKSTDGTIKNGVKLHDGLLVESVLIPTETRTTACVSSQVGCSLNCEFCATAKLKRMRNLEVAEIVDQVALIDSQSRMYFDRPLSNIVFMGMGEPMMNYKNVVEAIRKITQPEGLGMSPRRITVSTSGIPKMIKMLADDELRVKLALSLHSAIEVKRNEIMPFSDKFPLTDIMEALQYWYQKTGSVITFEYCVWKGINDGDEDIKALIKYCKQVPSKVNLIQYNPIGDGKYDQCNKQAEENYIRQLENAGITVMVRRSRGGDIDAACGQLANKNAD from the coding sequence ATGAAAGATATCCGTATATTATCACTAGATCAGCTTAAAGAATACTTTGTATCTTTAGGAGAAAAGCCGTTTCGTGCCAAACAGGTCTACGACTGGTTATGGAGTAAAAATCTCCATTCGATCGATGAAATGACGAATCTTTCGAAATCTCTTCGTGAAAAAATTGCCGAAGAATATACCATTAATCCTGTTTCTGTAGATCTTCTTCAGAAAAGTACCGACGGAACTATCAAAAATGGAGTGAAACTTCATGACGGACTATTGGTAGAGTCTGTTCTTATTCCAACAGAAACAAGAACAACAGCTTGTGTATCTTCGCAGGTAGGTTGCTCATTGAATTGTGAATTCTGTGCTACTGCAAAACTGAAAAGGATGAGAAACCTTGAAGTAGCAGAAATTGTTGATCAGGTTGCCCTGATTGACAGCCAAAGCAGAATGTATTTTGACAGACCACTTTCCAATATTGTATTCATGGGAATGGGAGAACCCATGATGAACTACAAGAATGTAGTAGAAGCCATCAGAAAGATCACTCAACCGGAAGGATTAGGAATGTCTCCAAGAAGAATTACCGTTTCTACATCCGGAATTCCTAAAATGATCAAAATGCTTGCTGATGATGAATTGCGTGTAAAATTAGCGCTTTCTCTTCACTCAGCTATCGAAGTAAAACGTAATGAAATTATGCCTTTCTCGGATAAATTCCCGCTAACGGATATTATGGAGGCACTTCAGTATTGGTATCAGAAAACAGGCTCCGTAATTACTTTTGAATACTGTGTATGGAAAGGTATTAATGATGGAGATGAAGATATCAAAGCTTTGATCAAATACTGTAAACAGGTCCCTTCAAAGGTAAACCTTATTCAATATAATCCGATTGGTGACGGAAAATATGACCAATGTAACAAACAGGCAGAAGAAAATTACATTCGCCAGCTTGAAAACGCAGGAATTACTGTAATGGTCAGAAGAAGCCGTGGAGGTGATATTGATGCTGCTTGTGGGCAGTTAGCCAACAAAAATGCGGATTAA
- the queA gene encoding tRNA preQ1(34) S-adenosylmethionine ribosyltransferase-isomerase QueA, with product MKTSDFNFDLPAELLAEHPSEHRDEARLMVLDRKTQTIEHKLFKDVVDYFDESDLFIFNNTKVFPARLYGNKEKTGAKIEVFLLRELDKETRVWDVLVDPARKIRIGNKLFFTEDESLVAEVIDNTTSRGRTLRFLFDGSYDEFRTKLKELGETPLPKYIKRAVEPEDAERYQTIYAKIEGAVAAPTAGLHFSRHLMKRLEIKGIDFAEVTLHVGLGTFNPIEVEDLSKHKMESEEIIIDEKNAAIINKAVESHRRVCAVGTTTMRALETSVSSNKKISAFNGWTNKFIYPPHDFGVANSMITNFHTPKSTLIMMIAAFAGRDFIMHAYEEAVKEKYKFYSYGDAMLIL from the coding sequence ATGAAAACATCAGATTTTAATTTTGATCTTCCTGCAGAATTATTGGCAGAACATCCATCAGAACACAGAGATGAGGCTAGATTAATGGTTCTTGATAGAAAAACACAAACTATTGAGCACAAATTATTCAAAGATGTAGTGGATTATTTTGATGAGAGTGATTTATTCATTTTCAACAACACCAAAGTTTTCCCTGCACGTCTTTATGGAAATAAAGAAAAAACAGGTGCTAAAATCGAAGTTTTCCTTTTAAGAGAGCTTGATAAGGAAACTAGAGTTTGGGATGTTTTGGTAGATCCGGCAAGAAAAATCAGAATTGGTAACAAATTATTTTTCACTGAAGATGAGTCTTTGGTAGCTGAGGTTATTGATAACACTACATCAAGAGGAAGAACATTGAGATTCTTATTCGACGGTTCTTACGATGAATTCAGAACAAAACTGAAGGAATTAGGAGAAACTCCACTTCCAAAATATATCAAAAGAGCAGTAGAGCCAGAAGATGCAGAAAGATATCAGACAATCTATGCTAAAATAGAAGGAGCAGTAGCTGCACCTACAGCAGGGCTTCACTTCTCTAGACATTTGATGAAAAGATTAGAGATTAAAGGGATCGATTTTGCTGAAGTTACGCTTCACGTAGGATTGGGAACTTTCAACCCAATTGAGGTAGAAGACCTTTCTAAGCATAAAATGGAATCTGAAGAGATCATCATTGATGAGAAAAATGCTGCCATTATCAATAAAGCAGTAGAATCTCACAGAAGAGTTTGTGCAGTAGGAACTACAACAATGAGAGCACTGGAAACTTCCGTTTCTTCCAATAAAAAAATCTCAGCGTTCAATGGTTGGACGAATAAATTCATTTATCCACCTCACGATTTCGGAGTTGCTAACTCTATGATTACCAACTTCCACACGCCGAAGTCTACATTAATTATGATGATTGCTGCATTTGCAGGAAGAGATTTTATCATGCATGCCTATGAAGAAGCCGTAAAAGAAAAGTATAAATTCTATTCTTATGGTGACGCAATGTTAATTCTATAA
- a CDS encoding AIM24 family protein encodes MSKYSIEAFINETKENPQQRDYFELETKHLLEINLNNQAVWTKKGSMVSYVGNINFERQGMLAGGIGNLLKKAISGEGSKLMKAEGTGKLYVADSGKKVRILYLNNESVCVNGNDVLAHEQSVKSDITMLKSIAGMMSGGLFQVKLSGSGHIAITTHGDPLTLLVTPDTPVFTDPNATVAWSGNLSPELKTNVSFKSLIGRGSGEEFQMKFSGHGWVLIQPYEEVYFMEK; translated from the coding sequence ATGAGCAAATATTCAATTGAAGCATTTATCAACGAAACAAAAGAGAATCCACAACAGAGAGATTATTTTGAACTGGAAACCAAGCACCTTTTAGAAATTAATCTTAATAATCAAGCGGTATGGACGAAAAAAGGCAGTATGGTAAGCTATGTGGGAAATATCAATTTCGAAAGACAGGGAATGCTGGCAGGAGGTATTGGTAACCTTTTGAAAAAAGCCATCAGTGGTGAAGGAAGTAAACTGATGAAGGCTGAAGGTACTGGAAAACTCTATGTAGCAGACTCTGGCAAGAAAGTTCGTATCCTTTACCTGAATAATGAATCCGTTTGTGTAAATGGAAATGACGTACTGGCTCATGAACAAAGCGTAAAAAGTGACATTACCATGCTGAAAAGTATCGCTGGAATGATGTCGGGTGGTCTTTTTCAGGTAAAACTTTCCGGAAGCGGACATATTGCGATTACCACACACGGCGATCCTTTAACTTTACTGGTGACTCCTGACACACCGGTTTTCACAGATCCAAATGCCACAGTTGCCTGGTCCGGAAATCTCAGCCCGGAACTGAAGACAAATGTTTCTTTTAAAAGCCTTATCGGAAGAGGAAGTGGCGAAGAGTTCCAGATGAAGTTCTCCGGACATGGATGGGTACTGATTCAACCTTATGAGGAAGTGTACTTTATGGAAAAATAA